From Juglans regia cultivar Chandler chromosome 9, Walnut 2.0, whole genome shotgun sequence:
TGTTGTTAAAGATATTGAACTTAGTAACTTACAACCGCAATCTGCTAGCCATCACAGTTTCTGATCCATGGACAACTTTCAATTCTGTAGATATTGccacttttatatttttactatgaatatattatcattatctCCAATCACTAGGATCCTGGCTCCAACAACGTACATATTTTTTGCTTCAGCAATTCCAGTTATATCTTTTGGGGAGCAGCTGGAGAGAGAAACAGGTGTGCtggattttccttttttggctGCCAACTTCCTATTCTAGTTACTTATCATCtccccaaataaaaaatacacaaaaatattatcatagCTGATAAATTGGGAATTGTTTTCTCAGACATGCTTCCTTTGATTATATGTTGCAGAAGGAAGTTTGACTGCTGTGCAAACTCTTGCATCAACAGCACTTTGTGGTGTTATCCACTCAGTTGTTGGAGGACAGCCCCTACTTATTCTAGGAGTGGCTGAGCCAACAGTGCTGATGTATACATTCATGTTCAACTTTGCTAAGGACCGGAAGGATTTGGGGCAGGAACTCTTCTTAGCCTGGACTGGATGGTATCACATAAACACTTGGGTACTTGAAAAATGCAAAGGGCTTGATGTTTAGTGATATTTGACACTCTTTATACATAATTGGGTTTTCAGGGTCTGTGTGTGGACGGCGCTTTTGCTCTTCTTGCTGGCTGTTCTGGGTGCCTGCTCAATTATCAATAGATTTACACGCATTGCTGGTGAATTGTTTGGTCTGCTAATTGCAATGCTATTTATGCAGCAGGCCATACGGGTGAATATcatttatggttttaattttttaaataataacttCATTTTGACTAATGAGGACtggaaggttcttgaaataacATTAGATCTGAAAGTTAGTTTGAAAAGCTTCTACGGTATTGAGTAGTTTTCATGGTGGTGACAAGTCCTTAAATACCAGACCTTTTCCCCAAGTCACTTAACAAGCTAATTTGCTTTGTtaacattctattttttatcaGTACTTTGTAAAAATTCTTTTCGCTGGACCTTTAATTCATGGATCTTATGATACAGGGACTTGTGGAAGAGTTTGGCATACCCAAGAGAGAGAATCCAAATCAGACTGCATTCCAGCTATCCTGGCGATTTGGCAATGGAATGTTTGCATTGGTTCTGTCCTTTGGCCTTCTTCTTACTGCACTAAGCAGTCGTAAAGCTAGATCCTGGCGCTATGGGACTGGTATGCAGAGTTTGCTTTCGAAGTATCAAGCATAGGGTCAAAAGATTAAATTTGGTTTTCACCAAGTGTTCTTCAATTAGTAAATTTgatatcatctttttattttttcccttttgattgtctttttaatgaaattgttaGTTTCTTGCTGTCAGGCGAAAgaactatttttctttatctatGCTGTGCATCATATATGTTATTAGTTTTCTTATGTTATAGGTGTTTCAAATTTATAGGTTGCCTACGGGGATTTATTGCGGATTATGGAGTTCCTTTAATGGTGCTTGTATGGACTGGTGTCTCTTACATGCCTGTAAATGATGTCCCAAGAGGGATCCCCAGGCGTCTTTTCAGCCCAAATCCATGGTCTCCAGGGGCATACTCAAATTGGACGGTTATAAAGGTGAATCTTATGGTTTGTCAAATAGCTGCTAAGACTCCTCTCTGGCATCTGCTTCAGGGACGCCCAAATTTTGTTTCCTTGTGTCTGAAGCTTGGCTACAAACTCATGCTGCTAAGTTGTGCAGGACATGTTGAACGTTCCTCCATTATATATAGTTGGAGCATTTATACCAGCAACTATGATAGCTGTACTTTACTACTTTGATCACAGTGTTGCATCCCAACTTGCCCAGCAGAAGGAGTTTAATCTGAAGAAACCCGCTTCATATCATTATGACCTTCTTCTTCTGGGTTTTTTGGTGAGCTGTCTCTAAAGAATACCAAATTCACTTGTAATTTTGTCAAAAAACTCcatctttaaaagaatttttattaatctatcTACGGAAACttctcattttagtttttgtattattttcctTGCCAGGTCATATTATGTGGTCTTATTGGCATTCCTCCTTCCAACGGCGTAATCCCGCAATCTCCAATGCATACTAAAAGTTTAGCCACTCTAAAACATCAGGTAAACCACCTTATTGTGTTCTGGAAGTTAAATAGTCTCATTTTATAGTTCTAGAATCCCGTTATTTTTGTTTGCAAGTTTATCAGAGCATAGAATTCAGGTcgttagaataaaaaaaaccttACCCTCTGTTCTGCAATCCCAGCACAAAGGACAAACCAAAATCCAACCATTCTTTGAATTCACTCCAATGATCCTAATCATCTGATATACTCGTTGCATTGGTACTAATTGGACAGTTGAGAATATCTGTCTGTGACCGTTATGAACTCTAAAATAAATCCTTGTCCTATCTTCCAATTTTGACTTATCCTGCAATGAGAATGCATCTCCttgcctttttgtttctttgccTTCCTCTTTGAATGACCCTTTTCTGTTAGTTGCTTTCTGAATTCTTCTTTCTCCTGACATATATGTTAATAAATACAATGGGCCTTTTGGTTTCTCTGGAGCAGCTTTTGCGGAATAAGCTTGTAGTGACAGCCCGACAAAGTATGTGTAAGAATTCAAATTTGGGTCAATTATACCAGAACATGCAAGAAGCATATAATGAAATGCAGACTCCACTAACCTACCAAATTCCATCCACTCTGGTAAGcgtatgattttttatatatacaaagatatatatatatatacacacgcatTTTCTTGTCTTAGCTCTGTGCTTCAAACAGGGTCTTAAAGAGCTGAAAGAATCCACTATTCAATTAGCCTCCAGTAATGGCTATATTGGAGCCCCTGTTGATAAGGCAGTTTTTGATGTGGATAAGGATATTGATGATCTTTTGCCTGTCGAAGTTAAAGAACAACGCCTCAGTAATCTGCTTCAGGCATTAATGGTTGGCAGTTGTGTTGCTGCGATGCCTCTGCTAAAGAAGATCCCAACTTCAGTTCTTTGGGGCTACTTTGCTTTCATGGCAATTGAAAGCTTGCCTGGAAATCAGTTCTGGGAGAGGATATTGTTGCTTTTCACTGCTCCAAGTCGAAGATACAAGTAAGTTTCTGCTCATATTTCTAGTTACTCTTGTTAATCGCCATGGGTTTGAGGACTTCAAGTTCTTCCGTACTGGGAACAACATATTTTCGTATCTTCATGGTCTCTAATGCttatctctttttttcctcAGAAAATGGctttataattctaattctCTTATGTAGAATGGTCTCATATACAATCAtggatattttttctttcagttttaatttcttatatatccatggatttttttttttttaatttccattgATGGCTTTTCACTGCTCCATGTGTGTGTGAAATTGTGAACATTATTAgccttcttattatttttagaagaaacaaatgatatttacataattttgtTAGGGTGCTGGAGGAGTATCATGCAACCTTTGTCGAGACTGTGCCCTTCAAAACAATTGCCACCTTCACCTTGTTCCAGACAGCTTACTTGCTTGTATGTTTCGGCATAACATGGATACCATTAGCTGGGGTCCTTTTCCCACTGTTGATCATGCTTCTTGTACCAGTGCGACAGTATTTTCTCCCCAAGTTTTTTAAAGGTGCCCATCTGCATGAGTTGGATGCTGCAGAATATGAGGAAGCCCCTGTGATTGCTTTCAACATCTCAGTTCAAGTAAGTGTCTTAACCATTCTAGAAATCATATTTAGAAATGTCGTTCTTGCTTTCcctttgatgatgatgattcaaAATTGATTTCCATTCTAAAACAGGCCTTTATTAGCTAATCTCCTGATGCTTATCACCACATCTTGATGTTTTATGTACTATCAGGACCAGGATGCTCAGGCAAGAATTCCTAACATTGATGGTGCGGAAATTCTTGATGAAATCATCACAAGAAGCCGTGGTGAGATCCGTCTCACTCAGAGTGCTAAGGTAACAAGTTCAACCCCTATTTTGGATATCAGGCCTACTCATAGCCTGCAGGCATCACCAAGAAAATACAGCCCCCGTGTAAATCAACTGAGGGGGGAACAGAGTCCCagattgaaaggaaaagaacttGAAGCAAAACAAACTCCCAGTCCCGGGCCATCTGTTCTTGGACAAAGCCCTCGTAGTTAAGTTTTAAGCTAAAACCTAAATTTGTGATTATTGTGAGGTTAGTAGTCAAGGGTGCTCGAGAGGTCCTGTTCTAAATCATGTAACCAAGTGTTATCTTGTAGATGCGTGTTTCTTTTATTTCGTCCAACCTTCTATAATGGATAACTACTCTTGCTTTgtatttacttacaaaaaaaactaCTCAACTTGTATCTCTCATATAGGCTGGGCAGAGAATGTACTTGTGATAATGGATAACAGGTCTATTTATTTTCACTGCTTCTGTTGGTTGGTCATCTTATATACTTCCTTCTTTAAGTAATCTGTGTTCTGAAAGTGCTTTTGATAGGGCTGCACAGagcagcatataattttttttttctcaagttgaataaaaataaaaagtatcaACAGAAGCAGAGCGTGCTCTGTGCTTCTATTACTCGATCTATTCAGCATTGATCATAAACATTAGTGCTTCCATCCTTCCTTTGTGTGGGGGCGATTCATTACTGAATTCagcattcatatatatatatgatatgttcATGTCAATTGCCTTAATTACTAACCTTCCACTTGatccaaaaatcaaattatgagATTTACAAATAACAGTTATACTGCTAAATCTATGGTAATCAAAGCCCCTCTATGGATGTGTCTTCTTTAATTTGACAGAATCCTCCATACACTCGGAGCTAAAATGTTGTGAGTAAACTTTTGGGAAAGGAGGATATGTTCTTGATGTAGGAGgcttattcattaaaaaaactcatttacaaGCTTGTCTATTGACACATCAACCACACTACTGATGTGGAAAgaagtatttatgtttttatttttataataattataatgagtCTCATAATAAGTGTTATATTTACACACTAGCTTCAGCTTGTAAGTAGTAGAAAATGGGTAGAACATGGATATATTACTTGAGGTCGTCCTTTAATTCATGTTATAGGCGAGATTTTATGTTATGGCTGTTTAAATTCAGGGAGGCCCATTCTAACTCTAATTTTAACCTGTTTTACACTCCTGGTCTTGGTTGTCATCAAGGACATTGAATTCATGGGATTTGACACCTATATGTGTCATCTTTCGTAAAGGGAACTGCAGCAAAGGTGAGCCTTTTTACCAGATTTTTAAAGCCATGCCAATTGCATTGCAAGTTTGATGAAGTTCATGTTGA
This genomic window contains:
- the LOC109021148 gene encoding probable boron transporter 2 isoform X1; the encoded protein is MEETFVPFRGIKNDLKGRLLCYKQDWTGGIRAGIRILAPTTYIFFASAIPVISFGEQLERETEGSLTAVQTLASTALCGVIHSVVGGQPLLILGVAEPTVLMYTFMFNFAKDRKDLGQELFLAWTGWVCVWTALLLFLLAVLGACSIINRFTRIAGELFGLLIAMLFMQQAIRGLVEEFGIPKRENPNQTAFQLSWRFGNGMFALVLSFGLLLTALSSRKARSWRYGTGCLRGFIADYGVPLMVLVWTGVSYMPVNDVPRGIPRRLFSPNPWSPGAYSNWTVIKDMLNVPPLYIVGAFIPATMIAVLYYFDHSVASQLAQQKEFNLKKPASYHYDLLLLGFLVILCGLIGIPPSNGVIPQSPMHTKSLATLKHQLLRNKLVVTARQSMCKNSNLGQLYQNMQEAYNEMQTPLTYQIPSTLGLKELKESTIQLASSNGYIGAPVDKAVFDVDKDIDDLLPVEVKEQRLSNLLQALMVGSCVAAMPLLKKIPTSVLWGYFAFMAIESLPGNQFWERILLLFTAPSRRYKVLEEYHATFVETVPFKTIATFTLFQTAYLLVCFGITWIPLAGVLFPLLIMLLVPVRQYFLPKFFKGAHLHELDAAEYEEAPVIAFNISVQDQDAQARIPNIDGAEILDEIITRSRGEIRLTQSAKVTSSTPILDIRPTHSLQASPRKYSPRVNQLRGEQSPRLKGKELEAKQTPSPGPSVLGQSPRS
- the LOC109021148 gene encoding probable boron transporter 2 isoform X2 — its product is MTSKEDFCAINKTGPVVSERVSAIPVISFGEQLERETEGSLTAVQTLASTALCGVIHSVVGGQPLLILGVAEPTVLMYTFMFNFAKDRKDLGQELFLAWTGWVCVWTALLLFLLAVLGACSIINRFTRIAGELFGLLIAMLFMQQAIRGLVEEFGIPKRENPNQTAFQLSWRFGNGMFALVLSFGLLLTALSSRKARSWRYGTGCLRGFIADYGVPLMVLVWTGVSYMPVNDVPRGIPRRLFSPNPWSPGAYSNWTVIKDMLNVPPLYIVGAFIPATMIAVLYYFDHSVASQLAQQKEFNLKKPASYHYDLLLLGFLVILCGLIGIPPSNGVIPQSPMHTKSLATLKHQLLRNKLVVTARQSMCKNSNLGQLYQNMQEAYNEMQTPLTYQIPSTLGLKELKESTIQLASSNGYIGAPVDKAVFDVDKDIDDLLPVEVKEQRLSNLLQALMVGSCVAAMPLLKKIPTSVLWGYFAFMAIESLPGNQFWERILLLFTAPSRRYKVLEEYHATFVETVPFKTIATFTLFQTAYLLVCFGITWIPLAGVLFPLLIMLLVPVRQYFLPKFFKGAHLHELDAAEYEEAPVIAFNISVQDQDAQARIPNIDGAEILDEIITRSRGEIRLTQSAKVTSSTPILDIRPTHSLQASPRKYSPRVNQLRGEQSPRLKGKELEAKQTPSPGPSVLGQSPRS